In Massilia violaceinigra, one DNA window encodes the following:
- the udk gene encoding uridine kinase produces the protein MNKISSPPFVIGVAGGSGSGKSTVTQQVLASFGADMVSVVMQDDYYCDQTDLTPEVRRKQNYDHPQAFDWPLLVQHIQALRNGEPIEMPEYDFTIDNRSDKTIPVKPAPVIVIEGLFALYDADLRKMMSLKIFVDTAPDVRFIRRMERDITERGRTVESVVGQYLETVRPMHKQFIEPTKRHADVILPHGANGPAIDVITTKVASVIGQLKRP, from the coding sequence ATGAATAAGATTTCTTCCCCTCCGTTTGTCATTGGTGTCGCTGGCGGAAGCGGCAGTGGCAAGTCAACGGTGACTCAGCAAGTACTAGCTTCGTTTGGTGCCGATATGGTGTCGGTCGTGATGCAGGACGATTACTACTGCGACCAAACCGATCTCACTCCCGAAGTCCGCCGCAAGCAGAATTACGACCATCCGCAGGCATTCGACTGGCCGCTGCTGGTACAGCATATCCAGGCCTTGCGTAACGGCGAGCCGATCGAGATGCCAGAGTACGATTTCACGATCGACAACCGCTCCGACAAAACCATTCCAGTCAAACCTGCCCCGGTCATCGTGATCGAAGGCCTGTTTGCCTTGTATGACGCAGACCTGCGCAAAATGATGTCGCTGAAGATCTTTGTCGACACCGCTCCCGATGTCCGCTTCATCCGCCGCATGGAAAGGGATATTACCGAACGCGGGCGTACGGTTGAAAGCGTTGTCGGCCAGTACCTGGAAACAGTGCGGCCGATGCACAAGCAGTTCATCGAGCCGACCAAGCGTCACGCCGACGTCATTTTGCCTCACGGTGCTAATGGCCCGGCAATCGATGTGATCACGACGAAAGTGGCGAGCGTCATCGGCCAGTTGAAGCGGCCCTGA
- a CDS encoding TetR/AcrR family transcriptional regulator — translation MKIRLTRDSWLQAGFHALDKYGYEAVSAQALARRLNVTRGSFYHHFASRQDFIAQLLGRWEVEYTVDVISEAHSAADPLAMLQRYIAVVAKLKPGREVAIRAWAGKDKRVNELLQRVDGLRLEFARESARALLPPSAKGADVEALAQLAFLALIGLVHTGGQGDGRFHQLFAYLTDFGTRLRND, via the coding sequence GTGAAAATCAGGCTGACGCGGGATTCCTGGCTGCAGGCGGGCTTCCATGCTCTGGACAAGTACGGCTACGAGGCGGTGTCGGCACAGGCCCTGGCGCGGCGTTTGAACGTGACCCGCGGTTCCTTCTACCATCACTTCGCGAGCAGGCAGGATTTCATCGCTCAGCTGCTGGGCCGCTGGGAGGTGGAGTACACGGTCGACGTGATCAGCGAGGCGCACAGCGCCGCCGATCCGCTGGCCATGCTGCAGCGCTACATTGCTGTGGTGGCGAAACTCAAGCCCGGACGTGAAGTTGCCATTCGTGCCTGGGCGGGCAAGGACAAGCGGGTGAACGAGCTGTTGCAGCGGGTGGACGGGCTACGGCTGGAGTTCGCGCGTGAATCCGCGCGCGCCCTGCTTCCCCCTTCCGCCAAGGGCGCCGATGTCGAAGCGCTTGCGCAGCTGGCATTCCTGGCACTGATCGGCCTGGTGCACACAGGCGGTCAAGGCGACGGGCGATTCCACCAGTTATTCGCCTACCTGACAGACTTTGGTACACGCTTGCGCAACGATTGA
- a CDS encoding glycosyltransferase, protein MEAVTTESNSDLAAVRTTAHGMFNQSQKPLVIITTSGTAGDLLPFVRLGQCLLERGHRVMMLIPGFHDATVQASGLPFQTFGTHEEFQAQLNDPDLWDERKGWGVVWKGLVPHLNAMCQLIERLPAEQSCVVLCHPILVPMAALARAARPDLRIVCPYLAPSNLCSSHDMLTAGSLRIPSWIPISWRQALWRLIHKGWIDPLTLPSLNAARGQHKLPPVRHFFEHMLTVPDASLGLFPSWFATVQLDWPQPFTEGDFVSARISSPAALSPELERFLSDGTAPIVFTPGTGHQHAARYFNVAANALKQLGRRGLFITPHAAQLPDSLPSDIMWQPHAPFDALLPRVAAIVHHGGIGTTAEAFRAGIPQLIVPFAYDQFDNGLRAKRLGVAKVLLAKRLTTTRMQKRLAYLLTSRDVARACSTLGKKCTPKPGLPWLLDCIEEALFQTS, encoded by the coding sequence ATGGAAGCCGTGACAACCGAAAGCAATTCTGATTTGGCAGCAGTACGCACGACGGCGCACGGTATGTTCAATCAGTCCCAGAAACCGCTCGTCATCATTACCACCAGCGGAACAGCTGGCGACTTGCTTCCGTTCGTCAGGTTAGGCCAGTGCTTGCTTGAACGCGGACATCGCGTAATGATGCTCATACCAGGCTTCCATGATGCGACCGTCCAGGCATCAGGCCTTCCTTTTCAAACCTTCGGCACCCATGAGGAGTTTCAGGCCCAACTAAACGACCCCGACCTTTGGGATGAACGCAAGGGTTGGGGGGTGGTCTGGAAGGGATTGGTACCTCACCTCAATGCCATGTGCCAGCTCATTGAGCGGCTTCCAGCCGAGCAATCGTGCGTGGTGTTATGCCACCCAATTCTCGTTCCGATGGCTGCGCTTGCAAGGGCGGCTCGACCGGATTTGCGGATTGTTTGCCCATATCTGGCCCCGTCGAACCTGTGCAGCAGTCATGACATGCTCACAGCGGGGTCGTTGCGTATTCCATCCTGGATTCCGATCAGTTGGCGACAGGCGCTGTGGAGACTGATTCACAAGGGCTGGATCGATCCCCTCACCTTGCCGAGCCTTAACGCAGCACGAGGCCAACACAAGCTGCCACCAGTGCGGCATTTCTTCGAGCATATGCTGACAGTGCCTGATGCGTCGCTGGGCTTGTTCCCAAGCTGGTTCGCCACCGTTCAGCTTGATTGGCCTCAGCCTTTCACGGAAGGTGATTTTGTGAGTGCTCGCATAAGCAGCCCGGCCGCGTTGTCACCCGAACTGGAGCGATTTCTGTCCGATGGAACCGCACCGATTGTTTTCACTCCAGGGACAGGACACCAGCATGCTGCACGCTATTTTAATGTTGCAGCGAATGCATTGAAGCAGCTCGGGCGACGCGGACTCTTCATTACTCCACATGCGGCACAACTGCCTGATTCATTACCGTCTGACATCATGTGGCAACCCCATGCACCTTTCGATGCACTGCTGCCACGAGTGGCAGCAATTGTGCACCACGGTGGCATAGGGACCACTGCGGAGGCCTTTCGTGCAGGAATACCTCAACTCATTGTGCCATTTGCCTACGACCAGTTCGATAACGGTCTTCGTGCCAAGCGATTAGGTGTTGCTAAAGTCTTGCTTGCAAAGCGCCTGACGACCACCCGAATGCAAAAGCGACTCGCCTATTTACTCACATCGCGCGATGTAGCGCGGGCATGCAGCACTCTTGGAAAGAAATGCACGCCGAAACCGGGGTTGCCTTGGCTGTTAGATTGCATTGAAGAAGCGCTGTTCCAAACATCCTGA
- the dnaQ gene encoding DNA polymerase III subunit epsilon, with the protein MRQIVLDTETTGLNPRTGDRVIEVGCVELHNRMLTGNNFHRYINPERDSEEGALAVHGLTTEFLRDKPKFAEIAQELREYIQGAEVIIHNAPFDLGFLNNEFKLLGLPTFTEHCSGVIDTLVNAKEMHPGKRNSLDALCDRYGVSNAHRKLHGALLDAELLADVYLSMTRGQNSLSMDVEDESAGSGGMLEAVALAEVIVLAASADELAEHESVLGGLDKAVKGNCIWRNYAEA; encoded by the coding sequence ATGCGCCAAATTGTCCTCGATACCGAAACCACCGGCCTGAATCCCCGCACGGGCGACCGTGTCATCGAGGTCGGCTGCGTCGAACTGCATAACCGTATGCTGACGGGGAATAACTTCCACCGTTACATCAATCCGGAGCGCGATTCGGAAGAGGGCGCACTGGCGGTGCACGGCCTGACCACGGAGTTTTTGCGCGATAAGCCGAAATTCGCCGAGATTGCCCAGGAGTTACGCGAGTACATCCAGGGCGCCGAAGTCATCATCCATAACGCGCCGTTCGATCTGGGGTTTTTGAATAACGAGTTCAAGCTGCTCGGGCTGCCGACGTTTACCGAGCATTGCAGCGGGGTGATCGATACCCTGGTCAACGCCAAGGAAATGCATCCCGGTAAGCGCAACTCGCTCGATGCACTGTGCGACCGCTATGGCGTGTCGAACGCGCACCGCAAGCTGCACGGCGCGCTCCTCGATGCCGAGTTGCTGGCCGATGTGTATTTGTCGATGACGCGCGGGCAGAACAGCCTGTCGATGGATGTGGAGGATGAGTCGGCCGGCAGCGGCGGAATGCTGGAAGCGGTGGCGCTGGCCGAGGTGATCGTGCTGGCCGCCAGCGCGGACGAGCTGGCCGAGCATGAAAGCGTGCTTGGCGGGCTGGACAAGGCGGTGAAGGGAAACTGTATTTGGAGAAATTACGCAGAAGCGTGA
- the rnhA gene encoding ribonuclease HI translates to MSKVEIFTDGACKGNPGTGGWGALLVADGHEKEICGGELNTTNNRMELRAVIEALSILTRPCEVVLHTDSQYVQKGISEWIHGWKARGWKTAAKEPVKNEDLWKALDLAQAQHAVEWKWVRGHNGHPGNERADVLANRGVETVRR, encoded by the coding sequence ATGAGCAAAGTAGAGATTTTTACCGACGGTGCGTGCAAGGGCAATCCCGGCACCGGCGGCTGGGGTGCCTTGCTGGTGGCCGACGGCCACGAGAAGGAAATCTGTGGCGGCGAACTCAATACCACCAACAACCGCATGGAGCTGCGCGCGGTGATCGAGGCGCTGAGCATTCTCACGCGTCCGTGCGAAGTGGTGCTGCATACCGACAGCCAGTATGTGCAGAAGGGCATTTCGGAATGGATCCACGGCTGGAAGGCGCGTGGCTGGAAAACCGCGGCGAAAGAACCGGTCAAGAATGAAGACTTGTGGAAGGCGCTCGATCTGGCGCAGGCGCAGCACGCGGTGGAATGGAAATGGGTGCGCGGCCACAATGGCCATCCGGGCAACGAGCGGGCCGACGTACTCGCCAACCGCGGGGTCGAGACCGTCCGCCGCTGA
- a CDS encoding class I SAM-dependent methyltransferase, whose protein sequence is MDSAASEKSIIALDDWLQTPAGAYVRAWEQACLDELTADIFGYNAVQIGLPQIDALAASRMPNKWQAAMRTSSHEQVALGAGKRQIAVALDFAELPFASQSLDLVVMPHVLEFAAEPHQVLREVERVLIPEGQLIICGFNPASLWGLRQGLRRVTRSAYLPVAGEFISMPRMKDWLKLLNLGVSRSHFGCYAPPCRTAQWIERYAFMEPAGQRWWPYLGAVYMVHAIKRVKGMTMIGPAWNKKSATAPQAVPATNRK, encoded by the coding sequence ATGGATAGCGCGGCATCCGAAAAATCCATTATAGCGCTCGATGACTGGCTGCAGACGCCGGCAGGCGCTTACGTGCGCGCGTGGGAACAGGCTTGCCTCGACGAGCTGACGGCCGATATCTTCGGCTACAACGCGGTGCAGATCGGCTTGCCGCAGATCGATGCGCTGGCCGCCAGCCGCATGCCGAACAAGTGGCAGGCGGCCATGCGCACCTCGTCGCACGAGCAGGTGGCGCTGGGCGCGGGCAAGCGTCAGATTGCCGTGGCGCTCGATTTCGCCGAGCTGCCGTTCGCGTCGCAAAGCCTGGACCTGGTGGTCATGCCGCATGTGCTCGAATTTGCGGCCGAGCCGCATCAGGTGCTGCGCGAGGTCGAGCGGGTGCTCATTCCCGAGGGCCAGCTGATCATCTGCGGCTTCAATCCGGCCAGTTTGTGGGGCTTGCGCCAGGGGCTCAGACGCGTGACGCGCTCTGCCTATTTGCCGGTGGCGGGTGAATTCATTTCTATGCCACGTATGAAAGACTGGTTAAAATTGCTCAATCTGGGCGTGAGCCGCAGCCATTTCGGCTGCTATGCGCCGCCTTGCCGTACGGCGCAGTGGATCGAGCGCTATGCCTTCATGGAGCCGGCCGGACAGCGCTGGTGGCCGTATCTGGGCGCGGTGTACATGGTGCATGCGATCAAGCGCGTCAAGGGCATGACCATGATCGGTCCTGCCTGGAATAAAAAATCGGCGACGGCGCCGCAAGCGGTGCCCGCCACTAATCGGAAGTAA
- the gloB gene encoding hydroxyacylglutathione hydrolase, with amino-acid sequence MTYPTPRPLSVLAVPAFKDNYLWLIHDGVHAAVVDPGDAAPVIAALAAHHLTLTAILLTHHHADHIGGVPGLLAHAQVPVYGPRAESIATVSVPLGEGDLVEVPGLGLALRVLEVPGHTLGHIAYLREGTGEHWLFCGDTLFAGGCGRLFEGTPGQMRASLARFLALPDDTAVYCAHEYTLSNLRFAAAAEPANALIAQRIVTETAKRERGIPTVPSTIGLEKATNPFLRDRHPDIVANLVALGKLDPRTPQAAFAALRTWKNTF; translated from the coding sequence ATGACGTATCCGACGCCCCGCCCCTTGAGCGTGCTCGCCGTCCCCGCGTTCAAGGACAATTACCTGTGGCTGATCCACGATGGCGTGCACGCCGCCGTGGTCGACCCCGGCGACGCCGCGCCCGTCATCGCGGCCCTGGCCGCGCATCATCTCACGCTCACCGCCATTTTACTCACCCATCATCATGCTGACCACATTGGCGGCGTACCGGGACTGCTCGCGCACGCGCAGGTCCCAGTGTACGGCCCGCGCGCCGAAAGCATCGCCACGGTCAGCGTGCCGCTCGGCGAGGGCGACCTGGTCGAGGTCCCCGGCCTGGGGCTGGCCCTGCGCGTACTGGAGGTACCCGGACACACCCTGGGCCACATCGCCTACCTGCGCGAGGGAACCGGCGAACACTGGCTGTTCTGCGGCGACACGCTGTTTGCCGGCGGCTGCGGGCGCCTGTTCGAAGGCACGCCCGGGCAGATGCGCGCGTCCCTCGCGCGTTTTCTCGCGCTGCCGGACGACACGGCCGTTTATTGCGCCCACGAATACACTCTGTCCAACCTGCGCTTCGCCGCCGCGGCCGAACCCGCCAACGCGCTGATCGCGCAGCGCATCGTGACGGAAACGGCCAAACGCGAGCGCGGCATCCCGACCGTGCCCTCGACCATCGGCCTGGAAAAAGCCACCAACCCTTTCCTGCGCGACCGCCACCCCGATATTGTCGCCAACCTGGTGGCCCTGGGAAAACTGGACCCGCGGACGCCGCAAGCCGCCTTTGCCGCCCTGCGCACCTGGAAAAACACGTTCTGA
- a CDS encoding ABC transporter substrate-binding protein, translated as MQRWRNRVVASMAGRRAIDKLAPPAPDRRALLLRLCAALAAPHAPLYAQTIFTNETAAPGPVAVLFPDLPDPVRKVFTDIIGGIEEQLHQRVQAWPLAPAHDPADLGAALKRQGVRVVIALGRQGLKAAETLDPGLGLVVSGISSLPERDRHTGICLSPDPALLFARLRSLAPGVRRVIVVYNPQHNEWLLRLARDAARLHGVELAPLEAPDLAGAARLYQRAFATADNRRDAFWLPTDATTVDETTILPLVLREAWNRGLPVFSSSFLHVRKGALFALYPNNIELGRNLGNLATAVMAGEPPRGLLPLRDVYAALNLRTASHLGIAAGPTVQRGFQFLYPEL; from the coding sequence ATGCAGCGATGGCGCAACCGCGTCGTCGCGTCCATGGCCGGGCGCCGCGCCATCGATAAGCTTGCGCCGCCCGCTCCGGACAGGCGCGCGCTGCTGCTGCGCCTGTGCGCCGCGCTGGCCGCGCCGCACGCGCCACTGTACGCGCAGACCATCTTTACGAACGAGACTGCCGCGCCGGGTCCGGTCGCGGTGCTTTTTCCCGACCTCCCCGACCCCGTGCGCAAAGTGTTCACCGACATCATCGGCGGCATCGAAGAACAGTTGCACCAGCGCGTACAAGCATGGCCGCTCGCTCCCGCACACGACCCGGCCGACCTGGGCGCGGCGCTCAAACGTCAGGGCGTGCGCGTGGTCATCGCCCTCGGCCGCCAGGGCCTCAAGGCCGCCGAGACCCTCGACCCCGGGCTCGGTCTGGTGGTCAGCGGCATTTCCTCTTTGCCCGAGCGCGACAGGCACACCGGCATCTGCCTCAGTCCCGACCCGGCCCTGCTGTTTGCCCGCCTGCGCAGCCTGGCGCCAGGCGTGCGCCGCGTCATCGTCGTCTACAACCCGCAGCACAACGAGTGGCTGCTGCGGCTGGCGCGCGACGCGGCCCGCCTGCACGGCGTCGAACTGGCGCCGCTCGAAGCGCCCGACCTGGCCGGCGCCGCGCGCCTCTACCAGCGCGCCTTCGCCACCGCCGACAACCGGCGCGATGCCTTCTGGCTGCCCACCGACGCCACCACGGTCGACGAAACCACCATCCTGCCGCTGGTGCTGCGCGAAGCGTGGAACCGCGGCTTGCCGGTCTTTTCCAGCAGCTTCCTGCATGTGAGGAAAGGCGCCCTGTTCGCGCTCTACCCGAACAACATCGAACTTGGACGCAACCTTGGCAATCTTGCCACGGCCGTGATGGCGGGCGAGCCGCCGCGCGGCCTCTTGCCTCTGCGCGACGTGTACGCCGCCCTGAACCTGCGCACCGCCAGCCATCTGGGCATCGCGGCCGGCCCGACTGTGCAGCGCGGCTTTCAGTTCCTGTATCCGGAGCTCTGA
- a CDS encoding ABC transporter substrate binding protein yields the protein MTTLLFNARRRPRAPRGAPALLLLLLAGPAPRAIANAIADDLAPATAQAPGLLERYDSGGQYGMLPITVSQLEDQLRSPDLQASVGKGAIAVLYPNVSEPFRGAFIGMIQGIEERTRVRVRSYAVDTRFDAADLNAQLKRNGTRVVIALGRQGLNVAAALDSDIEVLVGGALLLSDAEIANLNGISLTPDPALLFARLRALLPETRRVIVVYDPKKTEWLLRIAREAARGQGLELVSHEARDLGQAAQLYATLFGSADSRRDAVWLPHDTTTVEEGTLLPLILKQAWNSGVPIFSSNVLHVKKGALFAMSPNNVELGRSLASSAEGAIAGERKKGVQPLRELHTAINLRTASHMGLNIGYQQQRTFDLIYPEP from the coding sequence ATGACTACACTTCTTTTCAACGCTCGCCGACGGCCGCGCGCGCCGCGTGGCGCACCCGCGCTGCTGTTGCTGCTGCTGGCCGGACCGGCGCCGCGTGCCATCGCTAACGCCATCGCCGACGATCTGGCACCGGCCACGGCCCAGGCGCCTGGACTGCTGGAACGCTACGACAGCGGCGGGCAATACGGCATGCTGCCGATCACCGTCTCCCAGCTCGAAGACCAGTTGCGCAGCCCCGATCTGCAAGCGTCGGTCGGCAAGGGCGCCATCGCGGTGCTCTATCCGAACGTGTCGGAACCGTTTCGCGGTGCCTTCATCGGCATGATCCAGGGGATCGAAGAGCGCACCCGCGTGCGCGTGCGCAGCTATGCGGTCGATACGCGCTTCGACGCGGCCGACCTCAATGCGCAGCTCAAGCGCAACGGCACCCGTGTCGTCATCGCGCTCGGACGCCAGGGCCTGAACGTGGCCGCGGCGCTCGACAGCGATATCGAGGTGCTGGTGGGCGGCGCCCTGCTGCTGTCGGACGCCGAAATCGCCAACCTGAACGGCATCAGCCTCACCCCCGATCCGGCGCTACTGTTTGCGCGCCTGCGCGCGCTGCTGCCCGAGACCCGGCGCGTGATCGTGGTGTACGACCCCAAAAAAACCGAATGGCTGCTGCGCATCGCGCGCGAGGCGGCGCGCGGGCAGGGCCTGGAACTGGTGTCGCATGAAGCGCGCGACCTGGGCCAGGCCGCCCAGCTTTACGCCACCCTGTTCGGCAGCGCCGACAGCCGCCGCGACGCCGTCTGGCTCCCGCACGACACCACCACGGTCGAAGAAGGCACCCTGCTCCCGCTGATCCTCAAGCAAGCGTGGAACAGCGGCGTGCCTATCTTTTCCAGCAATGTGCTGCACGTGAAAAAAGGCGCGCTGTTCGCCATGAGTCCCAACAACGTGGAACTGGGCCGCTCGCTGGCCAGTTCCGCCGAAGGCGCCATCGCCGGGGAACGCAAGAAAGGCGTGCAGCCGCTGCGCGAACTGCACACCGCCATCAACCTGCGTACCGCCAGCCATATGGGCCTGAACATAGGCTACCAGCAGCAGCGTACCTTCGACCTTATTTATCCGGAGCCCTGA